One stretch of Mangifera indica cultivar Alphonso chromosome 9, CATAS_Mindica_2.1, whole genome shotgun sequence DNA includes these proteins:
- the LOC123226086 gene encoding uncharacterized protein LOC123226086, translated as MLLQIPTVEMAGNVYRKKSGSVTLTESGGDSKSEEIARGDGMTIGAMKDEIAKLAGGWANGEIMTKPSKSGDKVQIIGGEAPTDTDPNSGSKREQSFAKYSV; from the exons ATGCTGCTACAGATCCCAACGGTG GAGATGGCAGGAAATGTATATAGGAAGAAATCTGGATCTGTAACTCTGACGGAAAGCGGAGGTGACAGCAAATCAGAAGAAATTGCAAGAGGTGATGGCATGACAATAGGGGCCATGAAAGATGAAATAGCTAAGTTAGCTGGTGGGTGGGCTAATGGAGAGATTATGACAAAACCAAGTAAGTCAGGAGACAAGGTGCAGATTATCGGTGGAGAAGCACCGACAGACACAGATCCAAACAGTGGTTCCAAGAGAGAGCAGTCATTTGCAAAGTATTCTGTATGA